The following proteins come from a genomic window of Aequorivita marisscotiae:
- a CDS encoding sugar MFS transporter, protein MTEKKSFRSAFITVTILFFLWGFITVLVDSLVPRLKDVFELSYFQAGLVQFAFFLAYLVISVPAGALLSRIGYQKGIIVGLVTMAVGCLLFYPAAADRQFWLFMVAYFTLAGGITILQVAANPYVSVLGSEDGASSRLNLSQAFNSLGTAIAPLIGASFLLSDTIKSSEEILVLSDTEKSSYYISEASAVQVPFLYIAAFIGLLALLFVFIKLPTILEKSPVGGYGKLLKNKIVMLGALGIFLYVGAEVAIGSYLVNYFMSMNISEIILQNETMKYLAESLLNTDLNAIDPKAIVGAFVVFYWSGAMVGRFIGAYLTKIIAPTKVLSIFAFLAVLMLFVSMNTSGLLAMWSILAVGLFNSIMFPTIFALTIDGLGDLKPQASGLLCMAIVGGAVIPPAYGFLTDNIGFKLALLLVIACYGYILLFGILKGRSLILKKI, encoded by the coding sequence ATGACCGAAAAAAAATCTTTCCGCTCCGCATTTATCACTGTAACCATCCTCTTTTTTCTTTGGGGCTTTATCACCGTTTTGGTTGATAGCCTAGTACCGCGATTAAAAGATGTTTTTGAGCTGAGTTATTTTCAGGCAGGACTCGTTCAGTTCGCTTTCTTTTTAGCGTATTTGGTAATTTCCGTCCCTGCAGGAGCTTTGCTTTCGCGAATTGGATATCAAAAAGGAATAATTGTGGGTTTGGTTACTATGGCAGTTGGTTGTTTGCTTTTTTATCCCGCAGCTGCCGACAGGCAATTCTGGTTATTTATGGTTGCTTATTTTACGTTGGCTGGCGGAATTACAATTCTGCAAGTTGCTGCAAATCCGTATGTTTCGGTGTTGGGAAGTGAAGATGGCGCTTCCAGCCGTTTAAATTTATCGCAAGCATTCAACTCTTTAGGAACTGCCATTGCTCCCTTAATTGGCGCTTCATTTTTATTGAGCGATACTATAAAATCTTCGGAAGAAATTTTGGTTCTATCAGATACAGAAAAAAGCTCTTATTACATTTCTGAAGCTTCGGCCGTACAAGTGCCGTTTCTGTATATAGCTGCATTTATTGGCTTATTGGCGCTTCTATTTGTGTTTATAAAGTTACCAACTATTTTGGAAAAAAGTCCCGTGGGCGGCTATGGAAAACTGTTAAAAAACAAAATCGTGATGCTCGGGGCTTTGGGTATTTTTCTGTACGTAGGCGCCGAAGTTGCTATTGGCAGTTATTTGGTAAACTATTTTATGAGCATGAATATTTCTGAAATAATCCTGCAAAACGAAACAATGAAATACCTAGCCGAAAGCCTTTTAAACACCGATTTAAATGCCATAGATCCCAAAGCCATTGTGGGAGCCTTCGTTGTATTTTATTGGAGCGGGGCTATGGTAGGTAGGTTTATTGGCGCCTATTTAACTAAAATAATTGCACCGACCAAAGTGCTATCAATTTTTGCGTTTCTGGCGGTATTAATGTTGTTTGTTTCTATGAATACATCGGGCTTACTAGCTATGTGGTCCATTCTTGCAGTAGGACTTTTTAATTCTATAATGTTTCCAACTATTTTTGCCTTAACAATTGACGGATTGGGCGATTTAAAACCACAGGCTTCAGGATTGCTGTGTATGGCAATTGTTGGGGGCGCTGTAATTCCACCCGCTTATGGCTTTCTTACCGATAATATAGGATTTAAACTGGCCTTGCTCTTAGTAATTGCTTGCTACGGTTATATTCTATTATTTGGAATTTTAAAAGGACGAAGTTTAATTTTGAAAAAAATCTAG
- a CDS encoding isoaspartyl peptidase/L-asparaginase family protein — MKKYSIAIHGGAGTLIKGLMTPEKETQYTAALNEALEKGYAVLENNGSAMDAVETAVMHLENSPLFNAGRGSVFTNDGTHEMDAAIMDGQTLDAGAVSLISGIKNPISLARDILDKTEHVFLAGEGAMRFAKSLDYALEKPEYFYDELRYQQWQDIKDSDAFQLDHSAKKDSKFGTVGAVACDSNGNIAAATSTGGMTNKRWGRVGDSPMIGAGNYANNKTCAVSCTGSGEFFIRGVVAYDVSCLMEYKGMSVEEAAKEVINKRIVAIGGDGGLIAVDAKGNIAMPFNTEGMYRGYKTSEGQKEISIYK, encoded by the coding sequence ATGAAAAAATACTCAATTGCAATACACGGCGGTGCCGGAACACTTATAAAAGGCTTAATGACTCCCGAAAAAGAAACCCAATATACAGCTGCTCTAAATGAAGCTTTGGAAAAGGGATATGCTGTTTTGGAGAATAATGGTTCGGCTATGGACGCTGTGGAGACGGCAGTAATGCATTTGGAAAATTCGCCACTTTTTAATGCAGGACGGGGAAGCGTTTTTACCAATGATGGCACTCACGAAATGGATGCGGCAATAATGGATGGCCAAACTTTAGATGCTGGGGCGGTTTCCTTAATTAGCGGAATTAAAAACCCCATTTCATTAGCCCGGGATATTTTGGATAAAACAGAACACGTTTTTCTGGCGGGAGAAGGCGCTATGCGTTTTGCGAAAAGCTTGGATTACGCATTGGAAAAACCTGAATACTTTTATGATGAGTTGCGCTATCAACAGTGGCAGGACATAAAAGATAGCGATGCTTTTCAATTAGATCACAGTGCGAAAAAAGACAGCAAATTTGGAACGGTGGGTGCTGTGGCCTGCGATAGTAACGGAAACATTGCTGCAGCAACTTCAACTGGTGGAATGACCAACAAGCGTTGGGGGCGCGTGGGCGATAGCCCAATGATTGGCGCCGGTAATTACGCCAACAACAAAACCTGTGCTGTAAGCTGCACCGGAAGTGGCGAATTTTTTATCCGAGGTGTGGTAGCTTACGATGTGTCTTGTTTAATGGAATACAAAGGAATGTCTGTTGAAGAAGCCGCTAAAGAAGTCATCAATAAAAGAATTGTAGCAATTGGCGGCGACGGCGGTTTAATTGCCGTAGATGCCAAGGGCAATATAGCAATGCCTTTTAATACCGAAGGTATGTACCGCGGGTATAAAACTTCCGAAGGACAAAAGGAGATTTCTATTTATAAATAA
- a CDS encoding isoaspartyl peptidase/L-asparaginase family protein produces MKRRKFIQNASLSTLGIAVGSSVFASEIKTEVSEEKNPQNKASGFPLVIATWNVNNSTAEAWRVLQEGNSSLDAVEKGCRIEEANAEGQSVGIGGLPDRDGNVTLDACIMNKNGDYGAVVYLQNIMHPISVARKVMEDTPHVILAGKGAEQFAYAKGFKPVDLLTDASKKAWQEWKKTSQYKPIINIENHDTIGMLAIDKNGDISGGCTTSGLAYKMAGRVGDSPIIGSGLFIDNEIGGATATGLGEEVLKTVGSFLIVELMRQGKTPQQACEEAIGRIIKKNPNYNDFQVGYIAVNKKGETGYFAIHDGFWVTKYQNDKNENFSSNFYDKK; encoded by the coding sequence ATGAAACGCAGAAAATTCATTCAAAATGCTTCGCTTTCCACTTTGGGAATTGCAGTAGGCTCATCAGTTTTCGCTTCGGAAATAAAAACTGAAGTCTCGGAAGAAAAAAATCCTCAAAATAAAGCTTCGGGTTTTCCACTAGTAATAGCAACTTGGAACGTAAATAATAGCACTGCAGAAGCTTGGCGCGTTTTGCAAGAAGGAAATTCTTCGCTCGATGCGGTGGAAAAAGGATGTAGGATTGAAGAAGCCAATGCCGAAGGACAATCTGTTGGTATTGGCGGATTGCCCGATCGCGATGGAAATGTAACCTTGGACGCCTGTATTATGAACAAGAACGGCGATTATGGCGCTGTGGTTTATCTTCAAAATATTATGCATCCCATCTCCGTTGCCCGAAAAGTGATGGAAGACACCCCACATGTAATTTTGGCGGGAAAAGGAGCAGAACAATTTGCGTATGCTAAGGGATTTAAACCAGTAGATTTGCTCACCGACGCTTCAAAAAAAGCTTGGCAAGAATGGAAAAAAACTTCACAATACAAACCAATTATAAATATTGAAAACCACGATACTATAGGAATGCTCGCTATTGACAAAAACGGTGATATTTCAGGCGGGTGCACAACCAGTGGCCTGGCTTATAAAATGGCCGGTCGAGTGGGCGATTCGCCAATAATTGGTTCGGGCCTTTTTATCGATAATGAAATTGGAGGTGCAACCGCAACAGGTCTTGGCGAAGAAGTTTTAAAAACCGTAGGCAGTTTTCTAATTGTTGAATTGATGCGCCAAGGCAAAACGCCACAGCAAGCTTGCGAAGAAGCAATTGGAAGAATAATAAAAAAGAACCCCAATTACAATGACTTTCAAGTGGGTTATATTGCAGTGAATAAAAAGGGCGAAACGGGATATTTTGCAATTCACGATGGATTTTGGGTAACGAAATATCAAAACGATAAAAACGAAAACTTTTCCTCGAATTTTTACGATAAGAAGTAA
- a CDS encoding cyanophycinase: MSVKGTLIPIGGNEDKGNGENERYTLEYIENGILSRVVRESGGIDATIIVIPTASSIPVEVSENYLDAFNKLGCKNVHVMDIRERKDAKNPEFLELMKKADCVMFSGGDQSKIVKYIGGTPLDKIIKNKYENEEFVIAGTSAGAMCMSEEMITGGGVQEAFTKGAVRMGKGMSFIPNFIIDSHFIRRGRFGRLAEAMAKFPLRVGIGLAEDTGLVIKNRNNCEVIGSGMVILFDPRRLIHNNRDAVPEGSPMSITNLKVHILANGDKLDIKEKRIHISPIHLEMTDAETL, encoded by the coding sequence ATGAGCGTTAAAGGCACCCTAATCCCCATAGGTGGAAATGAAGACAAAGGAAACGGAGAAAACGAAAGATATACACTAGAATATATTGAGAACGGTATTCTATCTCGCGTGGTGCGAGAAAGCGGCGGTATAGATGCAACAATAATTGTAATACCCACCGCATCCAGCATTCCGGTTGAAGTAAGCGAAAATTATCTGGACGCATTTAATAAATTAGGTTGTAAAAATGTTCATGTAATGGACATCAGAGAACGAAAAGACGCCAAAAATCCAGAATTTTTGGAACTGATGAAAAAAGCAGATTGCGTAATGTTCTCAGGTGGCGATCAATCTAAAATAGTAAAATACATTGGCGGCACTCCTTTAGATAAAATTATAAAGAACAAGTACGAGAATGAAGAGTTTGTTATTGCAGGCACCAGTGCTGGAGCCATGTGTATGAGCGAAGAAATGATTACGGGTGGTGGCGTGCAGGAAGCTTTTACCAAAGGTGCTGTACGTATGGGAAAAGGAATGAGCTTTATTCCAAACTTTATTATCGATTCGCATTTTATTCGTCGCGGCCGTTTTGGAAGATTGGCAGAAGCAATGGCCAAATTTCCATTGCGCGTAGGCATTGGCTTAGCCGAAGACACCGGCTTGGTAATTAAAAATCGCAATAATTGCGAAGTAATTGGTTCGGGAATGGTAATTCTTTTTGACCCTCGCAGATTAATTCACAACAATCGCGATGCGGTCCCTGAAGGCTCCCCGATGTCTATAACCAATTTAAAAGTTCACATTTTAGCCAATGGTGATAAATTAGATATAAAAGAAAAGCGAATTCATATTTCTCCCATTCATCTTGAAATGACAGATGCAGAAACGCTGTAA
- the cphA gene encoding cyanophycin synthetase: protein MRIREINAMRGPNYWSVRRHKLIVMVLDLEEMEELPSNKIAGFGDRLKAMFPTMYSHRCSVGEPGGFFQRVDDGTWMGHIIEHIALEIQTLADMDTGFGRTRDYGEKGVYNVVFSYIEENVGRYAAKVSVAICQALIDGEDYDLEPDIQRMREIREDERLGPSTGSIVEEAESRGIPWIRLNKYSLCQLGYGANQKRIQATVTSETSSIGVELACDKEDTKYLLEQAEVLVPRGDIIGRESSLKEACSYVGFPLVVKPVGGNHGRGITVNIKNYEDALVAFHAAKEVSSKVIIEKYIIGEDYRVLVINNILVAAAKRTPANVVGDGKSTIKELVDVVNLDPRRGYGHENVLTKITINNLTKTVLAAKGYTEDSIPPKGEMVILKDTANLSTGGTAEDVTDILHPSNVSMVERISKIIDLDICGIDIMTTDISKPLEETGGAVIEVNAGPGFRMHLAPTTGLPRNVAAPVVDKLFPQGTTGRIPIIATTGTNGKTTTTRLIAHMAKMKGYRVGYTTSDGVYIQNRLLMKGDCTGPASAEFVLKDPTVNFAVLECARGGLLRAGLGFKKCDVAIVTNVAADHLGLKGIHTVEQLAKVKGVIPETVLPDGYAILNADDDLVYEMRRNINCNLALFSMNEENPRILALQKLGGITAVYENGYVTLCRGTWKMRIMKAENIPLTYGGKATFMIQNILPAIIAANVRGISIEDMKMALETFIPSASQTPGRLNLFEFENFTILLDYAHNPAGMRALKNFTDNLEATVKVGIIAGVGDRREEDTNELGSIAAEMFDEIIIRQDKHLRGKSEEALIKMLNDGIKMKDPNKKTTIIPSEKEAITYAVKNAKKGSLIICCSDVIPDALELVTKFKEQESKGELVFAQ from the coding sequence ATGCGAATTAGAGAAATCAACGCCATGCGGGGACCTAACTACTGGTCTGTACGCCGTCATAAATTAATTGTAATGGTCCTAGATTTGGAGGAAATGGAAGAATTGCCATCCAATAAAATTGCCGGCTTTGGCGATAGGCTAAAAGCCATGTTTCCTACAATGTATAGCCATCGTTGCAGCGTGGGCGAGCCTGGTGGATTTTTCCAAAGAGTGGATGACGGCACTTGGATGGGGCATATTATCGAGCACATAGCTTTAGAAATTCAAACCTTGGCAGATATGGACACGGGTTTCGGAAGAACGCGCGATTATGGCGAAAAAGGCGTATATAATGTGGTATTCAGTTATATTGAAGAAAATGTGGGGCGTTATGCCGCAAAAGTTTCCGTAGCCATTTGTCAAGCATTAATTGATGGAGAAGATTACGATTTAGAACCAGATATTCAGCGAATGCGCGAAATACGCGAAGACGAACGATTGGGGCCAAGCACAGGATCCATTGTGGAAGAAGCTGAAAGTAGGGGGATTCCCTGGATTCGTCTAAATAAATACTCCCTTTGCCAACTGGGGTATGGAGCAAATCAAAAACGAATTCAGGCTACGGTTACTTCAGAAACCAGCAGTATAGGAGTTGAACTTGCGTGCGATAAAGAAGATACAAAATACCTATTGGAACAGGCTGAGGTTCTCGTGCCGCGTGGCGATATTATTGGCCGCGAAAGCAGTTTAAAAGAAGCTTGTAGCTATGTTGGCTTTCCACTGGTTGTTAAACCCGTAGGAGGAAATCACGGTCGCGGAATTACCGTTAACATAAAAAACTATGAAGACGCTTTAGTTGCATTTCACGCTGCAAAGGAAGTTTCGTCTAAAGTTATAATCGAAAAATATATAATTGGTGAAGATTATCGTGTGTTGGTAATCAACAATATTTTGGTGGCAGCCGCAAAACGCACTCCCGCCAATGTAGTGGGCGATGGTAAATCTACAATTAAAGAATTGGTTGATGTTGTTAATTTAGATCCGCGCCGAGGATACGGGCACGAAAATGTGCTCACAAAAATTACGATAAATAATTTAACGAAAACCGTTCTTGCCGCAAAAGGATATACTGAAGATTCAATCCCGCCGAAGGGTGAAATGGTAATTTTAAAAGACACAGCAAACCTGAGTACGGGCGGAACCGCCGAAGATGTTACAGATATATTGCATCCTTCAAATGTTTCCATGGTAGAACGAATTTCAAAAATAATAGATCTCGATATCTGTGGAATAGATATCATGACTACAGATATAAGTAAACCACTGGAAGAAACGGGTGGCGCTGTAATTGAAGTAAATGCCGGCCCAGGTTTTAGAATGCATTTGGCACCAACAACCGGCTTGCCCAGAAATGTTGCCGCCCCAGTTGTAGATAAACTTTTTCCGCAAGGAACAACGGGAAGGATTCCTATTATCGCAACTACAGGAACCAATGGAAAAACTACGACTACGAGGTTAATTGCCCACATGGCAAAAATGAAAGGTTATAGAGTGGGTTACACCACAAGCGACGGCGTTTACATCCAAAATAGATTGTTGATGAAAGGCGATTGTACCGGACCTGCAAGTGCAGAGTTTGTTCTCAAAGACCCAACGGTAAACTTTGCCGTTTTAGAATGTGCCCGAGGTGGTTTATTGCGCGCTGGGCTAGGTTTTAAAAAATGCGATGTTGCTATTGTTACCAATGTAGCCGCAGATCATTTGGGATTAAAGGGAATACATACTGTTGAACAACTTGCAAAAGTTAAAGGTGTAATTCCAGAAACAGTGTTGCCCGATGGATATGCTATTTTAAATGCCGATGACGATTTGGTGTATGAAATGCGAAGAAATATAAACTGTAACCTTGCCCTATTCTCTATGAATGAAGAAAATCCGCGGATTTTGGCACTTCAAAAATTGGGTGGAATTACAGCTGTGTATGAAAACGGATATGTTACACTTTGCCGCGGCACGTGGAAAATGCGCATTATGAAAGCTGAAAATATTCCCTTAACCTATGGCGGTAAAGCTACGTTTATGATTCAAAATATTCTTCCAGCTATTATTGCAGCCAATGTGCGAGGCATTAGTATTGAAGATATGAAAATGGCTTTGGAAACTTTTATTCCTTCAGCTTCCCAAACACCTGGAAGATTAAATTTATTCGAGTTTGAAAATTTCACAATCTTACTCGATTATGCGCATAATCCGGCAGGAATGCGTGCGCTTAAAAATTTCACCGATAATCTTGAAGCAACCGTTAAAGTTGGAATAATTGCCGGTGTGGGCGATAGAAGGGAAGAAGACACCAATGAATTGGGAAGTATTGCCGCCGAAATGTTCGACGAGATAATAATTCGTCAAGACAAACATTTACGTGGCAAATCTGAAGAGGCACTCATTAAAATGCTCAATGATGGCATAAAAATGAAAGACCCGAACAAAAAAACAACTATTATTCCTTCTGAAAAGGAAGCCATTACCTACGCTGTTAAAAACGCGAAAAAGGGTTCGTTGATAATTTGCTGCAGCGACGTAATCCCTGATGCTTTAGAACTTGTAACGAAATTTAAGGAGCAGGAAAGTAAAGGTGAGTTAGTTTTTGCGCAGTAA